The proteins below come from a single Corylus avellana chromosome ca3, CavTom2PMs-1.0 genomic window:
- the LOC132173526 gene encoding uncharacterized protein LOC132173526: MANLGGVMRSSSRIVEEFVPYSGWTEDAKAHHLLIDLPDFNKEDVKLHIDSQGQMIVGGERKVNEEKYVYFEQTFTVPENTVVDQISGKFDGEFLYVTVPKQAVVEEEIEYVDHGMISTAQENEHEKPTNYENELGKPTNYENELGKPTNYENELGKPTNYENELGKPTNYDDKLSSRDDRHQHGNIHGSRQSEEEKGNSHLGFPEENIRKWENESIIILRMVVNMVKRNKGIVITALLAFSLGVLVSRLLYK; the protein is encoded by the exons ATGGCGAACCTTGGAGGGGTAATGCGCTCAAGTAGCCGAATTGTTGAAGAATTTGTACCTTATTCAGGATGGACAGAGGACGCAAAAGCCCATCATCTCCTCATCGATCTGCCTG ATTTCAATAAGGAAGATGTCAAGCTTCATATTGATAGCCAAGGCCAAATGATAGTCGGTGGAGAAAGGAAAGTAAATGAGGAGAAATATGTCTATTTTGAGCAAACCTTCACAGTGCCAGAAAATACAGTGGTCGATCAGATCAGTGGAAAATTTGATGGTGAGTTTCTGTATGTAACTGTCCCAAAGCAAGCAGTAGTAGAAGAAGAGATAGAATATGTTGATCATGGCATGATCAGTACTGCACAAGAAAATGAACATGAAAAACCAACCAATTATGAAAATGAACTTGGAAAACCAACCAATTATGAAAATGAACTTGGAAAACCAACCAATTATGAAAATGAACTTGGAAAACCTACCAATTATGAAAATGAACTTGGAAAACCTACCAATTATGATGACAAATTGAGCAGCAGAGATGATCGCCACCAACATGGTAATATCCATGGCAGCCGCCAAAGTGAAGAGGAGAAGGGAAATTCCCACCTGGGTTTTCCAGAAGAGAACATAAGGAAATGGGAAAATGAAtccattattattttaagaatgGTTGTAAATATGGTCAAAAGAAATAAGGGGATTGTAATAACAGCTTTATTAGCTTTCTCGCTAGGGGTATTGGTTTCACGTCTGTTATACAAATAG
- the LOC132176568 gene encoding protein QUIRKY — MTHTTPSHPPQQPQQQPQPQPQPQPQPQPQPQPQAQPQAQLIRKLIVEVIDARDLLPKDGQGSSSTYVVADFDGQKKRTSTKYRDLNPAWQESLEFVVSDPEHMDSEELEIEVFNDKKYGANSGSGRKNHFLGRVKLYGTQFAKRGHEGLVYFPLEKKSVFSWIRGEIGLRIYYYDELVEEAPPPTQDPTPTEEPPRNQEKPVFMVVEENRVFEMPAPEDVCHQASNSPPVVVIEQSPPPHMVHFHSEFQAQPEGHVQGPEAHHVQGAEAHHTPEVRKMQMGGVGGGERVRFVKRPNGDYAPRVIKGKLATDPTERVHPYDLVEPMQFLFVRIVKARGLAPNQSPYVKIRTSSAYVKSKPGTHRHGEPTDSPEWHQVFALGLSRPDAAGETLEISVWDSPTDQYLGGVCLDVSDVLRRDQPDSPLAPYWCRLERGAASQHLGRVSGEIQFCVWIGTQADDAFPEAWSSDAPYVSHTRSKVYQSPKLWYLRVTVMEAQDLNIAPNLPPLTAPEIRVKAQLGFQSVRTRRGSMSNHSASFHWNEDLIFVASEPLEDSLIVFVEDRTTKETVLLGHVILPISSIDQRLDERYVAAKWYALEISGGDGAPCVCGPSGPSYCGRILLRLCLEGGYHVLDEAAHVCSDFRPTAKQLWKPAIGVLELGILGARGLLPMKTKGAHKSSTDAYCVAKYGKKWVRTRTITDSFDPRWNEQYTWQVYDPCTVLTIGVFDNWRMFADVAEDKPDNRIGKVRIRVSTLESNKVYTNSYPLLVLLRTGLKKMGEIELAVRFACPSLLPDTCAVYGQPLLPRMHYLRPLGVAQQEALRGAATKMVAAWLQRSEPPLGHEVVRYMLDADSHTWSMRKSKANWFRIVAVLAWAVGLAKWLDDIRRWRNPVTTVLVHVLYLVLVWYPDLIVPTGFLYVFLIGVWYYRFRPKIPAGMDTRLSQSETVDPDELEEEFDTIPSSKPPDIVRARYDRLRMLAARVQTVLGDFATQGERVQALVSWRDPRATKLFIGVCLGITVILYAVPPKMVAVALGFYYLRHPMFRDPMPPASLNFFRRLPSLSDRLM; from the coding sequence ATGACCCACACGACGCCGTCTCACCCACCGCAGCAGCCGCAGCAGCAGCCCCAGCCGCAGCCGCAGCCGCAGCCGCAGCCCCAGCCCCAGCCCCAGCCCCAGGCGCAGCCCCAGGCGCAGCTGATCAGGAAGCTCATTGTGGAGGTGATCGACGCACGTGACCTGCTTCCCAAGGATGGGCAGGGCAGCTCCAGCACTTACGTGGTGGCGGACTTCGACGGCCAGAAGAAGCGAACTTCCACCAAGTACCGGGACCTGAACCCCGCGTGGCAAGAGTCCCTCGAGTTCGTAGTCTCCGACCCGGAACATATGGACTCTGAGGAGCTCGAGATCGAGGTCTTCAACGATAAGAAGTACGGCGCCAACAGTGGCAGCGGCCGTAAAAACCACTTTCTCGGGAGAGTAAAGCTGTACGGGACCCAGTTCGCCAAGCGTGGCCACGAAGGATTGGTGTACTTCCCCTTGGAGAAGAAGAGCGTGTTCAGCTGGATTAGGGGAGAGATTGGCCTAAGGATTTACTACTACGACGAGTTGGTCGAGGAGGCTCCACCGCCAACGCAGGACCCTACTCCGACGGAGGAGCCTCCGCGGAATCAGGAGAAGCCGGTATTTATGGTGGTTGAAGAAAACAGGGTGTTTGAGATGCCGGCGCCAGAAGACGTTTGCCACCAGGCCTCGAACTCTCCACCGGTCGTGGTCATCGAGCAGTCACCACCGCCGCATATGGTTCATTTTCATTCGGAGTTTCAGGCACAGCCGGAGGGACATGTCCAGGGGCCCGAGGCACATCATGTCCAGGGGGCCGAGGCACATCATACGCCGGAGGTGAGGAAGATGCAGATGGGGGGCGTCGGAGGCGGTGAGAGGGTCCGGTTTGTGAAGAGGCCTAACGGAGATTACGCTCCTAGAGTGATCAAAGGAAAGTTGGCCACGGATCCGACGGAAAGGGTACATCCGTACGATTTGGTAGAGCCAATGCAGTTTTTATTCGTACGGATCGTGAAGGCGCGTGGGCTCGCGCCGAACCAGAGTCCGTATGTGAAAATCCGGACATCGAGTGCCTACGTCAAATCGAAGCCGGGGACTCACCGGCACGGAGAACCCACCGATTCGCCCGAGTGGCACCAGGTCTTCGCGCTAGGGCTCAGCCGGCCAGACGCGGCGGGCGAGACCTTGGAAATCTCCGTTTGGGACTCCCCGACGGATCAATACCTCGGCGGCGTCTGCTTGGACGTCTCCGACGTGCTCAGACGAGACCAGCCGGATAGTCCATTAGCTCCGTATTGGTGTCGCCTCGAACGCGGCGCCGCCAGTCAGCATCTCGGCAGAGTCTCCGGCGAGATTCAATTCTGCGTCTGGATCGGTACTCAAGCCGACGACGCATTTCCAGAGGCGTGGAGTTCCGACGCGCCGTACGTGTCGCACACGCGCTCGAAAGTTTACCAGTCCCCTAAGCTTTGGTACCTAAGAGTCACGGTAATGGAAGCGCAAGACCTTAACATTGCTCCGAATCTACCTCCTTTGACTGCGCCAGAGATTCGAGTGAAAGCGCAGTTAGGGTTTCAGTCCGTACGTACAAGGCGAGGGTCGATGAGCAACCACAGTGCGTCGTTCCACTGGAACGAAGACCTCATCTTCGTGGCCAGCGAGCCTTTGGAGGACTCCCTGATCGTATTCGTCGAGGACCGCACCACCAAGGAGACCGTACTCCTCGGCCACGTCATTCTTCCCATAAGCTCGATTGATCAACGGCTGGATGAGCGCTACGTGGCTGCCAAATGGTACGCACTGGAGATTAGCGGAGGCGATGGAGCTCCATGTGTATGTGGGCCATCTGGCCCCTCCTACTGCGGGAGAATCCTTCTGCGCCTTTGCTTGGAGGGCGGGTATCACGTGCTCGACGAAGCGGCGCACGTGTGTAGCGATTTTCGGCCCACTGCTAAGCAGCTCTGGAAGCCGGCTATTGGGGTTCTGGAGCTTGGCATCCTCGGTGCTCGAGGCTTGCTTCCCATGAAAACCAAAGGCGCCCACAAAAGTTCCACGGACGCTTACTGTGTCGCCAAGTATGGCAAGAAGTGGGTCCGCACTCGTACCATCACGGACAGCTTTGATCCACGTTGGAACGAGCAGTACACGTGGCAGGTCTACGATCCCTGCACGGTTCTGACCATAGGGGTCTTCGACAACTGGCGTATGTTTGCTGATGTGGCGGAAGACAAGCCAGACAACCGTATCGGCAAGGTACGTATACGGGTGTCTACGCTGGAGAGCAACAAGGTGTACACGAATTCCTATCCCTTGCTGGTTCTGCTACGAACCGGGCTGAAGAAAATGGGAGAGATAGAGCTGGCCGTCCGTTTCGCCTGCCCCTCCTTGTTGCCCGACACGTGCGCAGTGTACGGGCAACCATTGCTTCCCAGAATGCACTATCTGCGCCCACTCGGTGTGGCCCAGCAGGAGGCGTTGCGTGGGGCTGCGACGAAGATGGTGGCGGCGTGGCTTCAACGCTCCGAGCCACCGCTGGGGCACGAGGTGGTCCGGTACATGTTGGACGCCGACTCGCATACATGGAGCATGAGGAAGAGCAAGGCCAATTGGTTTCGGATCGTGGCGGTTCTCGCATGGGCGGTGGGGTTGGCAAAATGGTTGGACGATATCAGGAGGTGGAGGAACCCGGTCACAACAGTGCTGGTCCACGTGTTATACTTGGTTCTTGTTTGGTACCCGGATTTGATTGTCCCCACCGGGTTTCTCTACGTGTTCTTGATTGGAGTGTGGTATTACCGGTTCAGACCCAAGATTCCGGCGGGGATGGATACCCGGTTATCGCAATCGGAAACGGTTGACCCAGATGAACTAGAGGAGGAATTTGACACGATACCAAGCTCAAAACCGCCGGATATAGTTAGGGCCCGGTACGATCGGTTGAGGATGTTGGCTGCACGGGTCCAAACAGTTTTGGGTGATTTTGCAACCCAAGGTGAAAGGGTCCAAGCGTTGGTAAGCTGGAGGGACCCAAGGGCCACAAAATTGTTCATAGGAGTGTGTCTAGGGATCACAGTCATACTCTATGCGGTGCCACCCAAAATGGTAGCGGTGGCCTTAGGGTTTTACTATCTCCGCCACCCCATGTTCAGGGATCCCATGCCACCGGCCAGTTTAAATTTCTTCAGAAGGCTTCCAAGCTTGTCAGACCGATTAATGTAG
- the LOC132173527 gene encoding uncharacterized protein LOC132173527, translated as MGETAGSDKHEDKKEKQEKHEDIDVGQEKKGEEKTKDTKKKDKDGKGKKEEKEGGKEKKKKNPEDKMDPAKLRTKLEKIDSKMQALVAKKEEILKQLQLVEQAAPNASGGAPPVSTS; from the coding sequence ATGGGAGAGACAGCAGGATCGGATAAACATGAggacaagaaagaaaagcaagagAAACATGAGGATATAGACGTTGGACAAGAAAAGAAGGGAGAGGAGAAAACAAAggacacaaaaaagaaagataaggaTGGTAAAGGTAAGAAGGAGGAGAAAGAAGGtggaaaggagaagaagaaaaagaaccctGAAGATAAAATGGACCCTGCAAAACTTAGGACAAAGCTTGAAAAGATCGACTCCAAAATGCAGGCACTTGTggcaaagaaagaagaaattttgaAACAACTTCAATTAGTTGAACAAGCGGCCCCAAATGCAAGTGGAGGAGCCCCCCCTGTCAGCACCTCTTGA
- the LOC132173934 gene encoding mitochondrial outer membrane protein porin of 36 kDa-like, with amino-acid sequence MSGLYFDIGRKARDLLYKGYAHQPANHLQGFDCSLDLSCQIRDIVPGLRTLFNFSIPDSAKVELQYLTDYGGIAGGFGLKADPLAGYSPLINFSGLLGSDFLSIGTDLAFDISTRTFNNFNAGLSFNSDFLIASFNLNDKLDTWKASCCCVMDPTTETAIAAELKHTFSVNDTAITIGGQHALFPFTMVKARVDTHGRIGGLIRQELWEKLAITVGGDVDLFDVQGFPKIGLSLAFRL; translated from the exons ATGTCGGGTTTATACTTTGATATTGGCCGAAAGGCCAGAG ATCTTCTATACAAGGGCTATGCTCATCAACCAGCAAATCACTTGCAAGGATTTGACTGCAGTCTTGATCTGTCTTGCCAAA TTAGGGACATTGTACCTGGACTAAGAACCCTTTTTAACTTTTCCATTCCTGATTCTGCAAAG GTGGAACTGCAATACTTGACCGACTATGGTGGGATAGCAGGTGGCTTTGGATTGAAAGCAGATCCTCTTGCAGGATATAGCCCTCTCATCAACTTCTCGGGGCTGTTGGGAAGCGATTTTCTCTCCATTGGGACTGATCTCGCCTTTGACATATCAACAAGAACATTCAACAACTTCAATGCTGGTTTGAGCTTCAACAGTGACTTCCTTATTGCTTCCTTCAACTT GAATGACAAGCTTGACACTTGGAAAGCTTCTTGTTGCTGCGTGATGGACCCCACGACAGAAACTGCCATTGCAGCGGAGCTGAAGCATACTTTTTCAGTCAATGATACTGCGATCACCATTGGTGGCCAGCACGCATTGTTTCCGTTTACAATGGTGAAGGCTCGAGTAGACACGCATGGAAGGATAGGCGGTCTTATTCGGCAGGAGTTGTGGGAAAAGCTTGCTATAACTGTTGGTGGAGATGTGGATTTATTTGACGTACAAGGCTTTCCAAAGATTGGCCTGTCTCTGGCTTTCAGGCTTTAG
- the LOC132173933 gene encoding hypersensitive-induced reaction 1 protein, translated as MGNLFCCVQVDQSKVAIKERFGKFDEVLEPGCHCLPWFLGSQIAGHLTLRLQQLDVRCETKTKDNVFVNVVASIQYRALADKASDAFYKLSNTRSQIQAYVFDVIRASVPKLNLDDTFEQKNEIAKAVEDELEKAMSAYGYEIVQTLIVDIEPDEHVKRAMNEINAAARMRVAANEKAEAEKILQIKRAEGEAESKYLSGLGIARQRQAIVDGLRDSVLGFSVNVPGTTAKDVMDMVLVTQYFDTMKEIGASSKSSAVFIPHGPGAVRDVATQIRDGLLQASTPHES; from the exons ATGGGCAATCTGTTCTGTTGTGTACAAGTTGACCAATCCAAGGTGGCTATCAAGGAGAGATTTGGCAAGTTTGACGAAGTGCTTGAGCCAGGATGCCATTGTTTGCCTTGGTTCCTTGGAAGTCAGATTGCTGGCCATCTCACTCTTCGGTTGCAGCAATTGGATGTGCGATGTGAGACCAAGACAAAG GACAATGTATTCGTCAATGTGGTTGCATCTATTCAATACCGTGCCCTGGCAGACAAGGCAAGTGATGCCTTTTACAAACTCAGCAACACAAGAAGTCAAATCCAAGCCTATGTGTTTGATG TAATCAGAGCTAGTGTCCCAAAGCTCAACTTGGATGATACTTTTgagcaaaaaaatgaaattgccAAAGCTGTAGAAGATGAACTTGAAAAG GCTATGTCTGCTTATGGGTATGAAATTGTTCAAACACTCATTGTTGATATAGAACCAGATGAGCATGTGAAGCGAGCAATGAATGAAATCAATGCTG CTGCAAGAATGAGGGTGGCAGCTAATGAGAAGGCAGAGGCTGAGAAAATCTTGCAAATTAAGCGAGCTGAGGGTGAGGCTGAGTCTAAGTATTTGTCTGGTCTGGGTATTGCTCGCCAACGTCAAGCAATTGTCGATGGCTTGAGAGACAGTGTGCTAGGCTTCTCTGTTAATGTGCCAGGGACCACGGCAAAGGATGTCATGGACATGGTACTTGTTACCCAGTATTTTGATACCATGAAGGAAATCGGTGCTTCCTCGAAATCCTCTGCTGTGTTCATCCCACATGGACCTGGTGCTGTTCGTGACGTAGCGACTCAAATTCGTGATGGACTTCTTCAGGCTTCTACTCCCCACGAGTcttga
- the LOC132175592 gene encoding uncharacterized protein LOC132175592, whose amino-acid sequence MAVSASFSAAVCVRGIESNHFLSSEPRFAGVFPARKSLTVVGMAPKKKVNKLDNGWEKQWFGAGIFYEGSEEVEVDVFKELEKRKVLSNVEKAGLLSKAEELGFTLSSIEKLGVFSKAEDLGLLSLLERAAGFSPSALASAALPVLVAALVVVVVIPDDSPGLVAAQALLGGTLAAGGASLLVASLVLGGLQEAD is encoded by the exons ATGGCGGTCAGTGCATCCTTTTCAGCTGCGGTATGTGTTCGCGGGATCGAATCCAACCACTTCCTATCCTCTGAACCTCGCTTTGCCGGCGTTTTTCCCGCCAGAAAATCGCTCACTGTCGTCGGCATGGCACCCAAAAAGAAg GTGAACAAGTTGGACAACGGCTGGGAGAAGCAGTGGTTCGGAGCGGGCATATTCTACGAAGGGTCGGAGGAAGTGGAGGTGGACGTGTTCAAGGAGCTGGAAAAGCGAAAGGTTCTGAGCAACGTCGAGAAGGCCGGGCTTCTGTCCAAAGCGGAGGAGCTGGGCTTCACTCTCTCCTCCATCGAGAAGCTCGGGGTGTTCTCCAAGGCCGAGGACCTGGGCCTTCTCAGCTTGCTTGAGAGGGCCGCCGGCTTCTCGCCCTCCGCTCTCGCCTCCGCCGCTTTGCCAGTGCTGGTGGCGGCGCTGGTGGTAGTCGTGGTGATTCCAGACGATTCTCCGGGGCTGGTGGCTGCGCAGGCCCTGCTGGGCGGGACACTCGCGGCCGGCGGTGCTAGCTTGCTGGTTGCGTCCCTTGTGCTGGGTGGTTTACAAGAAGctgattga
- the LOC132173529 gene encoding protein FAR1-RELATED SEQUENCE 5-like: MVEEPTIGMMFDSEEEVFSYYKQYAKQVGFGVTKRSRRLGDDGNVRYFTIACLREGKSKSKASNIVRPKPMERMGCKAKINAKVSLDGRFTLSSVVLEHTHVVSPSKTKYFRCHKKLNSRVKRKLEQLDDAGVRPSKNYKALAIEAGGYDNLPFGEKDCRNYINKVRNELLGEGDAEALRNYLMRMQQKNDRFFYVIDIDEESRLKNVFWADARSRAAYESFGDVITFDTTYLTNKYKMSFAPFVGVNHHGQSILFGCGLLSNENTDTFVWLFETWLKCMSDRAPNAIITDQDRAMQAAIRRVFPRANHRFCLWHIMSKVPHKLGSYSQYENFKGALLNCVYDSLTCDEFETRWQQVVEKYNLQENAWLCQLYGERHQWVPAYVKGIFWAGMSTTQRSESMNAFFDGYVGPKTPLKKFVGDYDNALMRMVENERLADFGSYNKMFPLITLHSIERQLQAIYTNEKFKEVQEEFRGFMMCLPSLLKCEGAISTYEVIDRVRVSGDFIKEVKYCVYFNDTECEVQCTCRLFEFRGIMCRHALIVLTLVKDVKELPSKYILDRWRKDLKRKYTFVKSSYDDLSGNPKAQKYDDLCNDFSEVAFLASDYNETYMTMKACIRKLKEELLCNGLRSESSLSSAPSLHIPGAYSICNEATDGRYQKCNKLRSPLVAKSKGKPSSTRKQSIVEKVVRKLKLTKVKK; encoded by the coding sequence ATGGTTGAAGAACCAACAATTGGTATGATGTTTGATTCTGAAGAAGAGGTTTTTTCATATTATAAGCAATATGCTAAGCAAGTAGGTTTTGGTGTGACAAAAAGATCTCGTAGACTTGGAGATGATGGAAATGTAAGATATTTCACCATTGCATGTCTTCGTGAGGGCAAGTCAAAAAGCAAAGCATCTAATATAGTTAGGCCAAAACCAATGGAGAGAATGGGGTGCAAGGCAAAGATCAATGCAAAAGTAAGTCTAGATGGAAGATTTACATTGTCTAGTGTCGTGCTTGAACACACTCATGTAGTTAGCCCAAGCAAGACAAAATATTTTAGATGCCATAAGAAGTTAAATTCTCGTGTGAAAAGAAAGCTTGAACAACTAGATGATGCTGGAGTCCGTCCGAGTAAAAATTACAAAGCTCTTGCTATTGAAGCGGGTGGGTATGATAATCTtccatttggagagaaagattgTAGAAATTACATTAACAAAGTAAGGAATGAGTTACTTGGAGAAGGAGATGCAGAAGCATTGCGTAACTATTTAATGAGAATGCAACAAAAAAATGACCGTTTCTTTTATGTCATAGACATTGATGAAGAAAGCcgtttgaaaaatgtgttttgggcaGATGCACGAAGTAGGGCAGCATATGAATCTTTTGGAGACGTCATAACATTTGACACTACATACTTGACTAATAAATACAAGATGTCGTTTGCACCTTTTGTTGGAGTGAATCACCATGGTCAATCCATACTTTTTGGGTGTGGGTTACTATCAAATGAGAATACCGATACTTTTGTGTGGTTGTTCGAAACATGGTTGAAATGCATGTCAGACCGAGCTCCAAATGCAATTATAACTGATCAAGATAGAGCTATGCAAGCTGCAATTCGGAGAGTATTTCCAAGAGCTAATCATAGATTTTGTTTATGGCATATAATGAGCAAAGTTCCGCATAAGCTTGGATCTTATTCTCAATATGAAAACTTTAAGGGTGCTCTATTAAATTGCGTATATGACTCTTTGACTTGTGATGAATTTGAAACAAGATGGCAACAAGTAGTTGAGAAATATAATCTTCAAGAGAATGCATGGCTATGTCAATTATATGGAGAGCGGCATCAATGGGTACCGGCATATGTGAAAGGTATATTTTGGGCCGGAATGTCCACTACACAACGAAGTGAGAGTATGAATGCCTTTTTTGATGGTTATGTGGGGCCAAAGACTCCGTTGAAGAAATTTGTTGGGGATTATGACAATGCTTTGATGAGAATGGTGGAGAACGAGCGTCTAGCTGATTTTGGTTCGTACAATAAAATGTTTCCACTTATAACTCTTCATTCTATTGAGCGTCAACTTCAAGCTATTTACACAAATgaaaagttcaaagaagttCAAGAAGAGTTTAGGGGATTCATGATGTGTTTGCCATCCTTACTAAAATGCGAAGGTGCGATTTCTACATATGAAGTTATTGATCGTGTAAGAGTTAGTGGTGACTTcataaaagaagtaaaatattgTGTTTACTTTAATGACACTGAATGTGAGGTACAATGCACTTGTAGATTGTTTGAATTCAGAGGAATCATGTGCAGGCATGCCCTTATTGTTCTTACCTTGGTGAAAGATGTGAAAGAGTTGCCATCCAAATATATTCTTGACCGATGGAGGAAGGACTTGAAACGAAAATatacttttgttaaaagtagtTATGACGATTTGAGTGGCAATCCTAAAGCACAAAAATATGATGATTTATGCAATGATTTTTCTGAAGTAGCATTTCTCGCGTCAGATTACAATGAAACCTATATGACAATGAAGGCTTGTATACGTAAGTTAAAGGAGGAATTGCTTTGTAATGGGTTAAGAAGTGAAAGCAGTTTGAGTAGTGCACCTTCTCTTCACATTCCGGGTGCATATTCGATTTGTAATGAAGCAACTGATGGGAGGTATCAGAAATGTAACAAGTTGCGGAGTCCTTTAGTTGCAAAAAGTAAAGGAAAGCCCTCGTCAACACGAAAGCAATCCATTGTAGAAAAAGTTGTTAGAAAGTTAAAATTAACGAAGGTGAAGAAATGA